One window of Fodinicurvata sediminis DSM 21159 genomic DNA carries:
- a CDS encoding sulfotransferase domain-containing protein, producing MRVLLKKISRELTLLILFFLPQEKKIAIERRQRGKEEYRKLRLADAVIVSFGKSGRTWLRVMLSRFYQVRHGLSERHLIGFDNLHRKDPKIPKLFFTHDNYLKDYTGNSDNKADYYDRKVVLLVRNPADTAVSQYFQWKYRMRDRKKSINQYPQGMEDLSVYDFVMDEKAGLPKIIGFMNVWAREMDRFENILIVRYEDMRDDPGDALQRVTDFIGTEGSKDQIEESVRFASVENMRNMETNRTFWLSGSRMVTRDKSNPNAYKVRRAKVGGYRDYFEDEQIREIEDYINKHLSPVFGYSVDTQAQEAKSN from the coding sequence ATGCGCGTCTTACTGAAGAAGATCAGCCGTGAGCTGACCTTGCTGATTCTCTTTTTCCTTCCGCAGGAAAAGAAGATTGCAATCGAACGCCGCCAGCGCGGCAAGGAAGAGTACAGAAAACTGCGCCTGGCAGATGCCGTGATCGTTTCCTTTGGAAAGAGTGGGCGGACGTGGCTGCGGGTCATGCTGTCTCGGTTCTATCAGGTGCGCCATGGCCTATCCGAACGTCACTTGATCGGCTTTGATAATCTGCATCGCAAGGATCCGAAGATTCCGAAGCTCTTCTTCACGCATGACAATTATCTGAAAGACTATACGGGAAACAGCGACAACAAGGCGGACTACTATGATCGCAAGGTGGTGCTGCTTGTGCGCAATCCGGCAGACACCGCAGTTTCCCAATATTTCCAGTGGAAATATCGCATGCGCGACCGGAAAAAATCTATCAACCAGTACCCGCAGGGCATGGAAGACCTATCGGTTTATGACTTTGTCATGGACGAAAAGGCGGGACTGCCGAAGATCATCGGCTTCATGAATGTCTGGGCACGGGAGATGGATCGGTTCGAGAACATTCTGATCGTGCGTTACGAGGATATGCGTGATGACCCGGGAGATGCTCTGCAACGCGTGACCGATTTTATCGGCACTGAAGGCTCGAAGGATCAGATTGAGGAGTCCGTTCGATTTGCATCCGTGGAAAACATGCGCAATATGGAAACCAACCGGACATTCTGGTTGAGCGGCAGCCGCATGGTGACCCGGGACAAAAGCAATCCCAATGCCTACAAGGTTCGGCGCGCAAAGGTCGGAGGGTACCGAGACTATTTCGAGGATGAGCAGATCCGGGAAATAGAAGACTATATCAACAAGCACCTCTCCCCGGTTTTTGGGTACAGCGTGGACACGCAGGCGCAGGAAGCCAAATCCAACTGA
- the cysD gene encoding sulfate adenylyltransferase subunit CysD encodes MNHLDQLEAQSIYILREAYNRIKPLSMLWSLGKDSNVMIWLARKAFYGRVPFPVILLDTGNELDEVYAFRDRYVKEWDLNYINAECPPYEETDPELTHNARSAARKTLGLKQVIEQHDFRGIFLGIRRDEQAVRSKERVFSPRGETGEWDYKDQPPEFWEQYKTEFAPGTHVRIHPLLAWTEVDIWRYIQRENIPVVPLYFARNGMRYRSLGEKDITRPIESNAATIEEIIEELQTTNTSERAGRTMDHDSEDAFERLRAAGYM; translated from the coding sequence ATGAACCATCTCGACCAATTGGAAGCGCAGAGCATCTATATTCTGCGTGAAGCCTACAATCGCATCAAACCCCTGTCGATGCTGTGGTCGCTCGGCAAGGATTCCAACGTCATGATCTGGCTTGCGCGCAAGGCTTTCTACGGGCGCGTTCCCTTTCCCGTGATCCTGCTGGATACCGGCAACGAGCTGGATGAGGTTTATGCCTTCCGAGACCGCTACGTGAAGGAATGGGACCTGAACTACATCAACGCCGAATGCCCGCCGTACGAGGAGACAGATCCCGAATTGACGCACAATGCCCGCTCGGCGGCGCGCAAGACCCTGGGCCTGAAGCAGGTTATCGAGCAGCATGACTTCCGGGGCATCTTCCTGGGCATCCGCCGCGACGAGCAGGCCGTGCGCAGCAAGGAGCGTGTCTTCAGCCCGCGCGGCGAAACCGGTGAGTGGGACTACAAGGACCAGCCACCCGAGTTCTGGGAGCAGTACAAGACCGAATTCGCGCCGGGCACGCACGTGCGCATTCATCCGCTGCTCGCCTGGACCGAGGTCGACATCTGGCGCTACATCCAGCGCGAAAACATCCCGGTGGTTCCGCTCTATTTCGCGCGCAACGGCATGCGCTATCGCTCGCTCGGCGAAAAGGACATCACCCGTCCCATAGAGTCCAATGCCGCGACCATCGAGGAAATCATCGAGGAGTTGCAGACCACGAATACGTCGGAGCGTGCCGGCCGGACGATGGACCATGACAGTGAGGATGCCTTCGAGCGCCTCCGCGCCGCGGGATACATGTAA
- a CDS encoding YMGG-like glycine zipper-containing protein codes for MGEYRMTSARYIAVIVAVLTLAGCSGMDNKTQRTLSGGAIGSAGGAAIGALAGGSLVTGALIGGAAGAAVGYLTSEDDVRVGN; via the coding sequence ATGGGGGAATATAGGATGACTTCTGCAAGGTACATTGCAGTCATTGTTGCCGTACTGACTCTGGCTGGCTGTTCAGGCATGGATAACAAAACACAGCGAACATTGAGCGGCGGTGCCATCGGCAGTGCAGGGGGGGCTGCAATTGGCGCTCTTGCAGGAGGAAGCCTCGTTACAGGAGCTCTGATTGGTGGAGCGGCTGGTGCTGCAGTGGGGTATTTGACCAGCGAGGATGATGTCCGGGTTGGCAACTGA
- a CDS encoding mitochondrial fission ELM1 family protein, with protein MSDIEPSKNKVPSVWLMMGHRAGDNSQVLALAEALGWPYEIRRFVYKSYELLVNLTHGPTLSGTIPSRSSQLEPPWPDLVISAGRRNEPICRWIQEQAKAEKYVRLIHIGRPWANFERFDLIITTPQYRLPQHPHILQNKTPLHRVSQTRLDGDAEAWKGKLQDTPPPYIAVIVGGNSGPYSYDREAAQRLGKQASKLARQYGASLLVTTSARTRPDTIQVLKDAIDVPCHFYQWRPDAEDNPYFAFLGLASRIIVTADSVSMMTEACATGKPVYLFDLGQGWRAMRRQLPGKPKFLDKYLKKPRDGFDFRAFVYLSGMHLGPNRITRDIRIIHDYLISSGRAAWLGEGHPLEAPPPLEDISRAVERVHALFPQHTTGKAE; from the coding sequence TTGAGCGATATTGAGCCTTCAAAGAACAAGGTGCCATCCGTCTGGCTCATGATGGGGCATCGGGCGGGGGACAACTCACAGGTATTGGCTCTGGCTGAAGCGCTTGGCTGGCCGTATGAGATTCGACGATTCGTCTACAAAAGCTATGAGCTCCTGGTCAACCTGACGCACGGTCCAACCCTGTCAGGGACCATACCGTCACGATCAAGCCAGCTTGAACCTCCGTGGCCGGATCTCGTCATTTCAGCTGGGCGGCGCAATGAGCCGATTTGCCGATGGATCCAGGAACAGGCTAAAGCGGAAAAGTACGTGCGCCTGATTCATATCGGGCGTCCCTGGGCAAATTTTGAGCGCTTTGACCTGATCATCACAACGCCTCAATATCGCTTGCCTCAGCATCCGCATATTCTGCAGAACAAGACTCCTCTGCACAGGGTTTCGCAGACGCGTCTTGATGGCGATGCAGAAGCCTGGAAAGGGAAACTCCAGGATACGCCGCCCCCTTATATTGCCGTTATCGTTGGCGGAAACAGTGGACCCTACAGCTATGACCGGGAGGCAGCACAGAGGCTTGGAAAGCAGGCCAGTAAGCTTGCGCGTCAGTATGGGGCCTCTCTGCTTGTTACGACCAGTGCACGTACGCGACCTGATACCATCCAAGTTCTGAAAGATGCGATTGACGTGCCTTGTCACTTCTATCAATGGCGTCCCGACGCAGAAGACAATCCCTACTTTGCCTTTCTTGGACTTGCCAGTCGGATCATTGTAACCGCCGACAGTGTTTCGATGATGACGGAGGCCTGTGCCACAGGAAAACCGGTTTACCTGTTCGATCTGGGGCAGGGGTGGCGGGCCATGCGCCGACAGTTGCCAGGAAAACCCAAATTTCTCGACAAATATCTAAAGAAACCAAGAGACGGATTTGATTTTCGCGCCTTTGTCTACCTTTCAGGTATGCATTTAGGGCCCAATCGTATCACGCGTGATATCCGGATTATTCACGACTACCTGATATCCAGTGGCCGCGCGGCTTGGCTAGGGGAAGGCCATCCGCTGGAGGCGCCTCCGCCGCTTGAAGACATTTCCCGTGCTGTGGAGCGTGTTCACGCGCTGTTTCCACAGCATACGACAGGAAAAGCGGAATAG